GTCGAAGGCAAGAGACCGGGTATTTTGCGTTCGAGCCGCCATGACTCGGCATGGTATCAGGACATGAACCAGAATCTGTCCCGGGATGATCACTGGCGCGGCGAGATCTGGAATCGCCGCAAGAGCGGTGAACTGGTGCCCGTGCTGCTCAACATCGAGGTGTTGCGCAATCCCCTCGGCCAGGCGGTGCATTATATCGGTCTCTATACCGATCAGTCGGATGTCAAGCAAACCGAGGAGAAGCTGAAGTTCAATATCTCCCATGACGGGCTGACGCGACTTCCCAACCGCAATCTCTTTCGGGACCGTCTGCAACAGGCCATCCTGCAGGCCGTGCGCCTGAGAACCAAAGCGGCCGTGGTTTTTCTCGATATCGAGATGTTCAAAGGCATCAACGACAGCCTCGGCCATCTCGTCGGGGATCGGTTGTTGCAGGAGGTCGCCACCCGTCTTGAGGAGACCATCCGCGAGGGCGATACCGTCTGCCGGTGGGGAAGCGATGAATTTGCCATACTCTTCAACACCATCTCCCGGATCGAATTTGTTTCCCTCGCCATCGGGAAATTGCGTCTGGCTCTGTCGGTCCCCTTCCAGGTCGAGGGGAAGACGATTCATCTCCATGCCCGGTTCGGGGTGGCACTGACGCCGGACGACAGCCGCGAGCCGGATCTGTTGATCCAGAAAGCCAGTATCGCCTTGAATCGCGCGAAGTTGTCGCATCATGAGGAAATCGGTTTCTTCTCGCCGGAGATGGAAGAAGCCGTGGTCCGGCGCCTCACCCTCGAAATGGAATTGCGCCTGGCTGTCGAAGCGGGGCAACTGAGGCTTCACTATCAACCCAAATGGGATCTGCAGCTCAACGAAATCATGGGCGCGGAGGCCCTTCTGCGCTGGCATCATCCCCGGCGGGGGCTGGTCTCCCCGGCGGAATTCATTCCGGTCGCGGAAGAGTCCGGCCTGATCGTGCCCATCGGGCAATGGGTTCTGGAAACCGCCGGCCGTCAGGTGAGAAGCTGGCTTGATCAGGGCTATCCGGGTCTTCGGATCGCGGTCAACCTCTCTCCCAGACAGTTCCGGGAGAAGGCGATCGTTGAGACCATACAGCGCGCCTTGGCCGAAGCCCGGATCGGACCGGAATTCCTGGAAATCGAGATCACGGAAGGGTCCGTCATGGAGAATATCGAGGCGTCGGCGGAGGTCATGGCCAGGCTCAAAAAGATAGGGTTGCATCTGAGTTTGGATGATTTTGGAACAGGATATTCCTCGATGAATTATCTGAGACGCTTTCCCATCGATACCCTCAAGATAGACCAGTCTTTCGTGAGGGAGTTGACGGCGGACAGCCACGATGCCGCCATCGTGACGGCGATTATTTCCCTGGCGCACAATCTCGGCAAGCATGTCGTCGCCGAAGGGGCGGAAACGGCCGAGCAGGTCGAATTTCTTCGGGAAAAGGGCTGTATCGAGGTACAAGGGTATTTCTTCGGTCGCCCTCTTCCGGCGGACGAGTTCGCCAGGAGGTTTTTCTGAAGTCGGACCGGAATCGCCGGGAGGGGAGAGGCGGCCATGCTGACCGACAGGTGCGCCGCAATGCGGTCAATCGCGGCGATAAGGCTTAACCGTGGGGATCTCGCGGTAACCTGGGGTGAATGGATCCCTTCACCGCATCACCGGAGGTTGTGTGTTCATGGTGATAACCGTCAGAAAGGGATGGATCGGGGCGTTGCCGCGATGATGAGGGTGCCTGGTGGGTGGGAAGGGCCATTCCCACCGGACCTCCATTTGCTTCGAAGACAATTCCTGCTACCATGAGCGGAATGACCTGCCAACCCCGCACGGGATAGCCACCACCTTGAATGCCGAGTCGACCCGTTCCTGCCCCATGAGCGTCATTCCCATTCGGGAAGAGCGGTTCACCGACGCCGCCCGTTGCCGGCAATGCGCCAATCAGGCGGCGCGCCTCGATTTCTTCGTCACCCTGGGGGAGACCGTCTTCAGCATGCTCATGGGCCTGATGACCGGCAGCGCCGGTCTGCACGCCATGGCCCTGCTCACGGGTGGGGACATCCTCTCCAAAGGCGTCAACTGGATGGCCATTCTGGCCTCCCACAAGGCGCCGACCCCCCGCTTTCCCTACGGCTACGGTCGCCTGCAGTTTCTCTCGGCCCTGTTCATCGGGGTGCTGCTGTTTTGCGGGGCCATCTTCTTCTTTCTGCACAACATGCAGGACATTCAGTCCGGAAAACTGCAGCGCGCCGGTGGCGTGGCGGTCTTTTCCGCGATTCTGCTGGCCACCTCCTCCTGGCTGATGTACCGCATCATGAGCTGTACCGCCGACCACAACAACAATCCCGCCATTCGCGCCGCCGCCATGGACAACCGGGTTGACTCCTGGTCATCCATCATGGTGCTGATCGGTGCGGTGTTGACCCACTTCGATTTCCTCACGGCAGATCGCATCATGGCTCTGGTGGTGGCCCTTTTGGTGATGAAACTCGGGGGCGAAATCGTGCGGGACGCGGTG
Above is a genomic segment from Magnetococcales bacterium containing:
- a CDS encoding EAL domain-containing protein, which encodes MAEWLGREITGCSVAELLGEAFFSLLRPQAESLAPGESLHFECAIDRAKQPPFEVEVICVSSPPPEDEEALHYILMFQDISERKRKERVLRKANRALQVLGYCGTGLLCGGGEEDFLSRVCRLLVDVGRYRLAWVGRACEDAARNVRPVAQAGFEEDYLNGIAITWSDDEHGQGPTGRCIREGRPAIMRDIAGDPAFTPWRDQALRRGYASSIALPLRSSGKMFGALNIYSVEKDAFDAEEQHLLANLADHVSVGLQVLGEAREREQAVKALERSEERFRSMAEMSTVGIYLTDREGRYVYTNPEWERHAGLSREESLGDGWRQGVHPDDLERVMAFWNDPGASEGWKSQEFRFLDRRNDTVTWVHATVNPIRDEQGAVSGYVGANVDITSRKETELQLRIAIRTFGDAMDAVSSRLELLSCVFRHSTEGALITDANRVIISVNPAFTAIFGYSPEEVEGKRPGILRSSRHDSAWYQDMNQNLSRDDHWRGEIWNRRKSGELVPVLLNIEVLRNPLGQAVHYIGLYTDQSDVKQTEEKLKFNISHDGLTRLPNRNLFRDRLQQAILQAVRLRTKAAVVFLDIEMFKGINDSLGHLVGDRLLQEVATRLEETIREGDTVCRWGSDEFAILFNTISRIEFVSLAIGKLRLALSVPFQVEGKTIHLHARFGVALTPDDSREPDLLIQKASIALNRAKLSHHEEIGFFSPEMEEAVVRRLTLEMELRLAVEAGQLRLHYQPKWDLQLNEIMGAEALLRWHHPRRGLVSPAEFIPVAEESGLIVPIGQWVLETAGRQVRSWLDQGYPGLRIAVNLSPRQFREKAIVETIQRALAEARIGPEFLEIEITEGSVMENIEASAEVMARLKKIGLHLSLDDFGTGYSSMNYLRRFPIDTLKIDQSFVRELTADSHDAAIVTAIISLAHNLGKHVVAEGAETAEQVEFLREKGCIEVQGYFFGRPLPADEFARRFF
- a CDS encoding cation transporter, translating into MNAESTRSCPMSVIPIREERFTDAARCRQCANQAARLDFFVTLGETVFSMLMGLMTGSAGLHAMALLTGGDILSKGVNWMAILASHKAPTPRFPYGYGRLQFLSALFIGVLLFCGAIFFFLHNMQDIQSGKLQRAGGVAVFSAILLATSSWLMYRIMSCTADHNNNPAIRAAAMDNRVDSWSSIMVLIGAVLTHFDFLTADRIMALVVALLVMKLGGEIVRDAVHSLLDMGLPPDIQAQVRALCEADARISGVKRLRGRRMGGSYEIDMELCLPGECSIREAQEIKTALRREIAGKVRHVESIQMAFSPDSPSPGG